A single window of Acinetobacter wuhouensis DNA harbors:
- a CDS encoding LpxL/LpxP family acyltransferase codes for MSKKHQYESGKFYWAFLHPKYWGIWIAIVFLMILAILPWAIQHRLATLLGHLAFNGLKSRRETTIRNLEVCFPEWSSEQVLENSKQVFVDQMVGVFETLNAWYSPQWFKNRVTIEGLEHIHQAKAEGKGMLLLGTHSTMLDAGGYLCAQFFEPDVVYRPQNNPLLDMLIYRCRATIYKAQIDHDDMRGLIRHLKDGDAIWYSPDQDFGLKQGVMAPFFGVEAATVTAHRRLLKISKAVAIPLYFYRHGDIRNPKYHVLIEPAVEPMPSEDELTDAIRVNKIIENQLRIAPTQYMWFHRRFKTRPEGYDKIY; via the coding sequence ATGAGTAAAAAGCATCAATACGAGTCTGGAAAGTTTTACTGGGCATTTTTGCATCCAAAATATTGGGGAATTTGGATCGCGATTGTATTTTTAATGATTCTGGCAATTTTGCCATGGGCGATTCAACATCGCTTAGCTACTTTACTTGGTCATCTCGCATTTAATGGGCTGAAGTCACGTCGTGAAACCACCATTCGTAATTTAGAAGTGTGTTTTCCTGAATGGTCTTCGGAACAAGTTTTAGAAAATTCTAAACAAGTTTTTGTAGATCAAATGGTGGGTGTATTTGAAACACTCAATGCTTGGTATTCACCACAATGGTTTAAAAATCGTGTAACGATTGAAGGTTTAGAACACATTCACCAAGCTAAGGCAGAAGGCAAAGGCATGTTGCTTTTAGGTACTCACAGCACCATGTTGGATGCGGGTGGTTATCTTTGTGCGCAATTCTTTGAGCCTGACGTGGTTTATCGCCCTCAGAATAATCCTCTATTAGATATGCTAATCTACCGTTGTCGTGCAACCATTTATAAAGCACAAATTGATCATGATGATATGCGTGGTTTAATTCGTCATCTTAAAGATGGGGATGCGATTTGGTACAGTCCAGATCAAGACTTCGGTTTAAAACAAGGTGTGATGGCACCCTTTTTTGGTGTGGAGGCTGCAACGGTTACTGCACATCGTCGTTTATTGAAAATATCCAAAGCAGTTGCGATTCCACTGTATTTTTATCGTCATGGCGATATTCGTAATCCAAAATATCATGTATTGATTGAACCTGCTGTTGAACCAATGCCGAGCGAGGATGAATTGACTGATGCAATTCGTGTCAATAAAATCATTGAAAATCAGCTTCGTATCGCACCGACTCAATATATGTGGTTCCACCGTCGTTTTAAAACACGCCCTGAGGGTTATGACAAAATTTATTGA
- the topA gene encoding type I DNA topoisomerase, protein MANAPRSASKSTAATSPEAGKKRALVIVESPAKAKTINKYLGSDYIVKSSVGHVRDLPTGGSSKTTEKKPVSRAKLTDEQKAEKAQTALVNRMGVDPEHGWKAKYEVLPGKENVVAELKKLAKDADAIYLATDLDREGEAIAWHLREVIGGDDSRYHRVVFNEITKNAIQEAFKQPTRLDIDRVNAQQARRFLDRVVGFMVSPLLWEKIARGLSAGRVQSVAVKLVVEREREIRAFIPEEYWQVFADTKSKKDDIRLEAVKQGGKTLKLQNKAQTDALLKILNDAEYKVSTREDKPTKVNPSAPYITSTLQQAASTRLGYSVKKTMMLAQRLYEAGFITYMRTDSTFLSDDAVNMVRNHIETEFGAKYLPAKPNRYGNKAGAQEAHEAIRPSNVSFKGDSLAGVERDAQRLYDLIWRQFVACQMTPAEYLSSTILVDANGVELKAKGRTLVFDGFTKVRGQNKSDDDVLLPAVKVGEVLKLEKLDPSQHFTKPPARFTEASLVKELEKKGIGRPSTYAAIISTIQDRGYVKLDNRRLYAEKMGEIVTDRLDENFNNLMNYAFTADLEGQLDKVADGQRNWKELLDSFYGDFKQRLTTAQGENGMRRNLPVEVEAVHCKECERPMQIRTGTTGVFLGCSGYNLPPKERCKGTLNLTPVESLAALSDDDGAETADLMSKKRCPVCGTAMDSYVIDGGRKLHICGNNPDCNGYELEEGEFKIKGYDGPTIPCDKCDGEMQLKTGRFGPYFACMSCDNTRKVLKNGQPAPPRVDPIKMEHLRSTKHDDFFVLRDGAAGLFLAASKFPKVRETRAPKVAELRTVADQLDPKYQFILKAPDQDPEGNPTLVKFSRKNQAQYIGSETPEGKQTKWSLVYNDGKWVEA, encoded by the coding sequence ATGGCGAACGCTCCTCGATCTGCATCCAAAAGCACGGCAGCAACTTCTCCCGAAGCTGGAAAAAAACGTGCGCTCGTGATTGTGGAATCGCCTGCAAAAGCGAAAACGATTAATAAATATTTAGGCTCAGACTACATTGTAAAGTCGTCGGTAGGTCACGTTCGCGATTTGCCTACAGGTGGCTCAAGTAAAACAACAGAAAAAAAACCTGTTTCACGTGCCAAACTGACGGATGAACAAAAAGCTGAAAAAGCACAAACCGCTTTGGTCAACCGAATGGGTGTCGATCCTGAGCATGGTTGGAAAGCCAAGTATGAAGTGCTTCCAGGCAAAGAAAATGTAGTTGCTGAACTCAAAAAACTTGCTAAAGATGCAGATGCTATCTACCTCGCAACGGATTTGGACCGTGAAGGGGAAGCGATTGCTTGGCACTTAAGAGAAGTGATTGGTGGTGATGATTCACGTTACCATCGTGTAGTGTTTAACGAAATTACCAAAAATGCAATTCAAGAAGCATTTAAACAGCCAACACGCTTAGATATAGACCGTGTAAATGCACAACAAGCACGTCGTTTCTTAGACCGTGTTGTAGGCTTTATGGTATCGCCACTGCTTTGGGAAAAAATTGCCCGTGGCCTTTCAGCAGGGCGAGTACAGTCTGTTGCGGTCAAACTTGTGGTTGAGCGTGAACGTGAAATTCGTGCGTTTATTCCTGAAGAATATTGGCAAGTATTTGCAGATACCAAATCGAAAAAAGACGACATTCGCCTTGAAGCAGTGAAGCAAGGTGGTAAGACTTTAAAATTACAAAATAAAGCACAAACCGATGCATTATTGAAAATTTTAAATGATGCTGAATATAAGGTGTCAACACGTGAAGATAAACCGACCAAGGTCAATCCAAGTGCGCCATATATCACTTCGACTTTGCAACAGGCAGCGAGTACACGTCTCGGTTATTCTGTAAAGAAAACCATGATGCTTGCACAGCGTTTGTATGAAGCAGGTTTCATTACCTATATGCGTACCGACTCAACATTCTTGAGTGATGACGCAGTCAATATGGTGCGTAACCATATTGAAACAGAATTTGGTGCGAAATACTTACCTGCAAAGCCAAACCGTTATGGCAATAAAGCTGGCGCGCAAGAAGCCCATGAAGCAATCCGTCCATCGAATGTTTCATTCAAAGGCGATAGCTTGGCAGGTGTGGAGCGTGATGCACAACGCTTATATGACTTGATTTGGCGTCAATTTGTCGCATGCCAAATGACACCTGCGGAATATTTATCATCAACCATTCTTGTCGATGCCAATGGTGTAGAGCTTAAAGCCAAAGGTCGTACTTTAGTGTTTGATGGTTTTACCAAAGTTCGTGGTCAAAACAAATCGGATGATGATGTACTGCTTCCAGCAGTTAAAGTGGGTGAAGTACTTAAACTTGAGAAATTAGATCCATCACAACATTTTACTAAGCCACCTGCACGTTTTACCGAAGCATCATTGGTCAAAGAATTAGAGAAAAAAGGTATTGGTCGTCCTTCGACCTATGCTGCGATTATTTCGACCATTCAAGATCGTGGTTATGTGAAACTGGATAACCGTCGTCTTTATGCAGAAAAAATGGGCGAGATCGTCACCGACCGTTTAGATGAAAACTTCAATAACCTCATGAATTACGCATTTACTGCGGATTTAGAGGGGCAGTTGGATAAGGTTGCAGATGGTCAACGTAACTGGAAAGAGCTCTTAGACAGCTTCTATGGCGATTTTAAGCAACGTTTAACTACAGCTCAAGGCGAGAACGGCATGCGCCGTAATTTGCCTGTCGAAGTGGAAGCGGTTCACTGTAAAGAATGTGAACGTCCAATGCAGATTCGTACAGGAACAACAGGCGTATTCTTAGGGTGTTCAGGGTATAACTTGCCACCAAAAGAACGTTGCAAAGGCACACTGAATTTAACGCCTGTTGAATCACTTGCCGCTTTGTCAGATGATGATGGCGCTGAAACCGCAGATTTGATGTCGAAAAAACGTTGTCCTGTCTGTGGTACGGCAATGGACAGTTATGTGATCGACGGTGGTCGTAAATTACATATTTGTGGTAATAATCCTGACTGTAATGGTTATGAGCTTGAAGAAGGCGAGTTCAAAATCAAGGGTTATGATGGTCCAACCATTCCATGTGACAAATGTGATGGTGAAATGCAGTTAAAGACTGGTCGTTTCGGTCCTTATTTCGCATGTATGAGTTGTGACAATACCCGTAAAGTTCTGAAAAATGGTCAGCCTGCACCTCCACGTGTAGATCCAATCAAAATGGAACATTTACGTTCGACCAAACATGATGATTTCTTTGTACTTCGTGATGGTGCAGCAGGTTTATTCTTAGCGGCGAGTAAGTTCCCGAAAGTACGTGAAACACGTGCGCCAAAAGTTGCCGAATTACGTACTGTGGCAGATCAACTTGATCCGAAATATCAGTTTATATTGAAAGCACCAGATCAAGATCCAGAGGGTAACCCGACTTTAGTGAAATTCAGTCGTAAAAACCAAGCTCAGTATATTGGTTCTGAAACGCCTGAAGGTAAGCAAACCAAATGGTCGTTGGTTTATAACGATGGAAAATGGGTTGAGGCTTAA
- a CDS encoding ammonium transporter, whose amino-acid sequence MEHTGLWVALIIIVFVLGSIFGLRVSPREKALGLMREKARKMGLHPRLVAAPDWTKVPMATESRASMVAYYSVLIPDARLPLMRFRVEDQKLQVIQGDEKFKDFPIALKGIYAIDMQANCVGLYWDEASDLRATQLEDMKAYLLKLAEI is encoded by the coding sequence ATGGAACACACTGGTCTTTGGGTTGCGCTCATTATTATTGTTTTTGTATTGGGCTCAATTTTTGGCTTACGCGTAAGCCCTAGAGAAAAAGCATTAGGCTTAATGCGAGAAAAAGCGAGAAAGATGGGATTGCACCCCCGTTTAGTGGCTGCGCCAGATTGGACTAAAGTTCCCATGGCAACTGAATCTCGTGCGAGTATGGTGGCTTATTATAGTGTATTGATTCCAGATGCTCGTTTGCCTTTAATGCGCTTTCGTGTCGAAGATCAAAAGCTTCAAGTGATTCAAGGCGATGAGAAATTTAAAGATTTTCCCATTGCATTAAAAGGGATTTATGCTATTGATATGCAGGCGAATTGTGTAGGGCTGTATTGGGATGAAGCATCTGACCTTAGAGCAACCCAACTTGAAGATATGAAAGCATATTTGCTGAAATTGGCTGAAATTTAA
- a CDS encoding SlyX family protein, translating to MTKQKNLDDQASFSAPIEDLQVRIAFLDDLVEQLNDQVAQQSLEIADLKKQMQLLYQRVESSDLSEGIAAFDPMTNRPPHY from the coding sequence ATGACTAAACAGAAAAATCTTGATGATCAGGCGTCATTTTCCGCACCCATAGAAGATTTGCAAGTCCGAATTGCATTTTTAGATGATTTAGTCGAACAATTAAATGATCAGGTTGCACAACAGAGCTTAGAAATTGCTGATTTAAAAAAACAAATGCAGTTGTTGTATCAACGTGTGGAATCTTCGGATTTGTCAGAAGGTATTGCAGCATTTGATCCGATGACCAATCGCCCTCCGCATTATTAA
- a CDS encoding acyltransferase family protein produces the protein MRDSYLDSCKATLIFLVVLGHFLERMIGWKDPIAHTLLGTIYFIHMPAFILVSGILFKDKNWLKNIFFFVSLYLPFQFLFPAFDAIWSGQFKFNWNIFERPYWILWYLQGMMLWTLLAHLFIKIKFPVIISLILALCIGLSPWNNYQYSIGRIFTFFPFFMIGVVYGKSILQKIQQFKFATVLGGQIILGIVSYVYFSQINPYWLYGSLNYAQLKVSSWDGTWIRASLLLTSSLGIFAIFAWVKLLNPRFIQLGKNTLPVYLLHGFVVILIARYWQLDFNIFVEIGICIVLSILTCWILQQQFFDQLLRKLSLWLMKPIAWLGIK, from the coding sequence ATGAGAGATTCGTATTTAGACAGTTGTAAAGCAACGTTGATATTTCTCGTGGTTTTAGGACATTTCCTCGAACGAATGATAGGTTGGAAAGACCCAATCGCACATACTTTATTAGGCACAATTTATTTTATTCATATGCCTGCTTTTATTCTCGTTTCAGGCATTTTATTTAAAGATAAAAACTGGCTCAAAAATATTTTTTTCTTTGTATCTCTATATTTACCATTCCAATTTCTATTCCCAGCTTTTGATGCAATTTGGTCGGGGCAGTTCAAATTCAACTGGAATATTTTTGAAAGACCGTATTGGATTTTATGGTATTTGCAAGGCATGATGCTTTGGACATTACTGGCGCATCTGTTCATCAAAATTAAATTTCCAGTCATTATTTCACTTATTCTTGCGCTGTGTATAGGTTTAAGCCCTTGGAATAATTATCAATATTCAATCGGGCGAATTTTTACTTTCTTCCCATTTTTTATGATCGGTGTGGTTTACGGCAAGAGTATTCTACAAAAGATACAACAATTTAAATTCGCAACTGTTTTAGGTGGGCAGATTATTTTGGGTATTGTGAGTTATGTGTATTTCTCACAAATCAACCCATACTGGCTTTATGGAAGTTTGAACTATGCACAACTCAAGGTCAGTTCATGGGATGGTACGTGGATCAGAGCAAGTTTATTACTGACTTCGAGTCTTGGTATTTTTGCTATTTTTGCATGGGTTAAACTCTTAAATCCTCGGTTTATTCAACTTGGGAAAAATACTTTACCTGTTTATTTACTTCATGGTTTTGTGGTGATATTGATTGCTCGCTATTGGCAGTTAGATTTTAATATTTTTGTCGAGATTGGAATTTGTATAGTTTTATCTATTCTGACCTGTTGGATTTTACAACAGCAATTTTTTGATCAACTATTGAGAAAATTGTCGCTTTGGCTCATGAAGCCCATTGCTTGGTTGGGAATTAAGTAG
- a CDS encoding ATP-binding cassette domain-containing protein: MAYITIRDVQLAFGGPALLDGANFNLERGERVCLIGRNGEGKSTLLKLIEGSLLPDQGEIALQNGITISMLAQDVPMDSGKVADIVAEGAGEAAQVLKEYHEASDACVLGDMDACDRMGNLQHKLDLLDGWALETKVNSILSKMGLDPEADLADLSGGRKRRVLLARALLTQPDVLLLDEPTNHLDVESIEWLEKFLLDQNNLTLLFISHDRAFVDSIATRIVELDRGQLRSYEGNYSRYLDLKAQQMEAEEKQNALFDKKLAEEEVWIRQGIKARRTRNEGRVRALKALREESKARRSQQGKVSMATQEANRSGKVVFEIENLQVTFGDNAPIIKDFSALVLRGDRIGLVGDNGVGKTTLIKAILGEQEHKGTVKTGTQLEVAYFDQLRNALDLEKSVKDNVSEGSDHVDVNGSRRHIYSYLQDFLFSPERARTPVKALSGGERNRILLAKLLLKPSNLIVMDEPTNDLDMVTLELLEEMLGGYKGTLLLISHDRAFMDNVVTSTWVFDGKGNIDEYIGGYQDYLEQRPDQTAVDQKSAVKKAIAKAEAAAAPVQAAPKKVKLSYKDQRALEQLPLEMEALEKEQAEINAKLADGSLFVSDNAQAMKLSTRLAEIDDLLLEKLERWEELEEMTKG, encoded by the coding sequence ATGGCCTATATTACTATAAGGGATGTCCAACTTGCGTTTGGTGGACCTGCCCTACTCGACGGCGCAAACTTCAATTTAGAACGTGGCGAACGAGTCTGTTTGATTGGTCGTAACGGTGAAGGTAAGTCAACTTTACTCAAACTAATTGAAGGAAGCTTACTCCCTGATCAAGGTGAAATTGCCCTACAAAACGGCATCACCATTTCCATGCTTGCCCAAGATGTTCCTATGGACTCTGGCAAAGTTGCTGACATTGTTGCCGAAGGTGCTGGTGAAGCTGCTCAAGTATTGAAAGAATACCATGAAGCGAGCGATGCATGTGTACTCGGTGACATGGATGCCTGTGACCGCATGGGGAATTTACAACATAAGCTCGATTTACTCGATGGTTGGGCACTCGAAACCAAAGTGAACTCTATCCTCAGTAAAATGGGCTTAGATCCTGAAGCGGATTTGGCGGACTTATCTGGTGGTCGTAAGCGTCGTGTCTTACTAGCACGTGCCTTACTCACTCAACCTGATGTGCTATTACTCGACGAACCAACCAACCATTTGGACGTTGAAAGTATTGAATGGTTAGAAAAATTCTTACTCGATCAAAATAATCTAACTTTGCTTTTCATTTCGCATGACCGTGCATTTGTAGATAGTATTGCAACGCGTATTGTCGAATTAGATCGTGGGCAATTGCGTAGCTATGAAGGTAACTATTCACGTTATCTTGATCTGAAAGCACAGCAAATGGAAGCTGAAGAAAAACAAAATGCTTTATTTGATAAAAAATTGGCGGAAGAAGAAGTTTGGATTCGCCAAGGGATCAAAGCACGTCGTACCCGTAATGAAGGTCGTGTCCGTGCCTTAAAAGCCTTACGTGAAGAATCGAAAGCACGCCGCTCACAACAAGGTAAAGTGAGCATGGCAACCCAAGAAGCCAATCGTTCAGGTAAAGTAGTCTTTGAGATTGAAAATCTTCAAGTCACTTTTGGCGACAATGCACCGATTATCAAAGATTTCTCAGCATTGGTACTTCGTGGCGACCGTATTGGCTTAGTCGGTGATAATGGTGTCGGTAAAACCACACTGATTAAAGCGATTTTAGGTGAGCAAGAGCATAAAGGTACAGTTAAAACTGGTACACAACTTGAAGTGGCTTATTTTGACCAATTACGTAATGCGCTTGATCTTGAAAAATCAGTCAAAGATAACGTTTCAGAAGGTTCTGACCATGTCGATGTAAATGGTAGCCGTCGTCATATCTACAGCTATTTACAAGACTTTTTATTCTCACCAGAGCGCGCACGCACACCTGTAAAAGCACTTTCAGGCGGTGAACGTAACCGTATTCTTTTAGCAAAACTTCTACTCAAACCATCAAACCTCATTGTAATGGATGAGCCAACCAATGATTTGGATATGGTGACTTTAGAGTTGCTTGAAGAAATGCTCGGTGGTTATAAAGGTACATTGCTTCTCATCTCGCATGACCGTGCCTTTATGGACAATGTCGTGACATCAACTTGGGTCTTTGATGGTAAAGGCAATATCGACGAATACATCGGTGGTTATCAAGATTACCTAGAACAACGTCCTGACCAAACGGCTGTAGACCAGAAAAGTGCGGTGAAAAAAGCGATTGCCAAAGCGGAAGCTGCTGCTGCACCTGTTCAAGCTGCACCAAAGAAAGTTAAATTAAGCTATAAAGATCAACGTGCTTTAGAACAACTTCCACTTGAAATGGAAGCTTTGGAAAAAGAACAAGCTGAGATCAATGCAAAACTTGCAGATGGTTCGCTCTTTGTTTCTGACAATGCACAAGCCATGAAACTTTCTACGCGTTTGGCTGAAATTGATGATTTGTTGCTAGAAAAATTAGAGCGTTGGGAAGAGCTAGAAGAAATGACCAAAGGTTAA
- a CDS encoding O-acetyl-ADP-ribose deacetylase — MKIIRLIQGDITIQKVDAIVNAANTSLLGGGGVDGAIHRKGGSAILEDCQKIRAKQGSCAVGEAVITTAGLLPSNYVIHTVGPTWQDGQHGEQELLQHAYLNSLKLAEQHQLKTIAFPNISTGIYHFPKVSAASIVIKTIVDFFKYAESVEEINFVCFDLENFKIYRQLLAEIDQNHFQVLGI, encoded by the coding sequence ATGAAAATAATACGGTTAATTCAGGGTGATATTACCATTCAAAAGGTAGATGCAATTGTCAATGCTGCCAATACCTCGCTACTTGGCGGAGGTGGTGTGGATGGGGCAATTCATCGTAAAGGGGGCTCTGCTATTTTAGAAGACTGCCAAAAGATTCGTGCAAAGCAGGGCAGTTGTGCAGTTGGTGAAGCCGTCATCACTACAGCAGGTTTATTGCCCAGTAATTATGTAATCCACACGGTTGGACCCACTTGGCAAGACGGACAACATGGTGAGCAAGAATTACTTCAACACGCTTATTTAAATAGCTTAAAACTTGCAGAACAACATCAGCTGAAAACAATTGCCTTTCCTAATATTTCCACAGGGATTTATCATTTCCCAAAAGTCAGTGCTGCGAGTATTGTGATTAAAACCATTGTTGATTTTTTTAAATATGCTGAATCCGTCGAAGAAATAAATTTTGTTTGTTTTGATCTTGAAAACTTTAAAATTTATCGACAGTTACTGGCGGAAATTGATCAGAACCACTTTCAAGTTCTCGGTATATAA